From Nitrobacter sp. NHB1, a single genomic window includes:
- a CDS encoding MgtC/SapB family protein — MDMPLQPTWSDIAIRLALTMVAGGIVGFDRGARGHAAGFRTTILVGLAAAVAMIQTNILLAASGKTPESFAVMDVLRLPLGILTGVGFIGAGTIVKKGDLITGITTAATLWLMTVIGLCLGGGQVVLGLVATALAVITLWALQWVDRAIPREHRARLTVTADKEMRAMIELPRLTGGLGYRARFAEAERRDDGSIDCSFDISWRRAERSTPPADLLTLIRQHYEIKVFALTTENGR; from the coding sequence ATGGACATGCCGTTGCAACCGACCTGGTCCGACATCGCGATCCGTCTCGCCTTGACGATGGTCGCCGGCGGCATCGTCGGTTTCGATCGGGGCGCGCGGGGGCACGCGGCGGGATTTCGCACCACCATTCTGGTTGGGCTCGCCGCCGCGGTCGCCATGATCCAGACCAACATCCTTCTGGCAGCCAGTGGCAAGACGCCGGAGTCGTTCGCTGTGATGGACGTCTTGCGTTTGCCACTCGGCATCCTCACCGGCGTCGGCTTCATCGGCGCCGGGACCATCGTCAAGAAAGGCGATCTCATCACCGGGATCACCACCGCTGCGACGTTGTGGCTGATGACGGTGATCGGCCTCTGTCTGGGCGGCGGTCAAGTGGTGCTCGGCCTGGTGGCGACTGCACTGGCCGTCATCACCCTGTGGGCGTTGCAATGGGTGGACCGCGCGATTCCCCGCGAGCACCGCGCCAGATTGACCGTGACGGCCGACAAGGAGATGCGTGCGATGATCGAACTGCCGCGCCTGACCGGCGGACTCGGCTATCGCGCGCGCTTCGCGGAGGCCGAGCGGCGCGATGACGGGTCGATCGATTGCTCATTCGATATATCGTGGCGGCGTGCCGAGCGATCGACACCGCCGGCCGATCTGCTGACGCTGATTCGGCAGCACTATGAGATCAAGGTGTTCGCCCTGACCACCGAAAACGGCCGCTAG
- the hrpB gene encoding ATP-dependent helicase HrpB — MTKTFATPLPIDAVLDELARTLAAHNTAVLVAPPGAGKTTRVPLALLDASWIAGKKIIVLEPRRIAARASAERMAKTLGERAGETVGYRVRFGSRVSRATRIEVVTEGIFARQILDDPELTGVAAVLFDEFHERSLDADLGLALARDVQTGLREDLRILVMSATIDGARIAKRLGDAPVIESEGRAFPIETRYLGRKVDAPPERQMADAIAMALRTEAGSVLAFLPGAAEIRRTQNFLGERVHDASIEIVPLFGALDPGTQDRAIASAPKDHRKVVLATSIAETSLTIEGVRIVVDSGMARVPRYEPDIGLTRLETIRASRAAVDQRRGRAGRTEPGVCYRLWDEPQTASLAAYTQPEILSADLSTLVLDLAQWGVGDPAELTFLDSPPAPALNEARALLRELGALDADGRITDEGKSLRALALPPRLARMIVDSHRLGAGREAADIAAVLTERGLGGDSVDLDARLDGFRRDRSPRGAGARQLAERWASQVAAPLTPPHQRGQGEAIPSTGVMLAFAFPDRVARNRGTGSFVLANGRGAAVDPASALARVPYIAVAELTGTAANGRILLAAPIAQADIELRFVDQIETDDEVVFDRVAMALRARRRKRLHAITLSEAPLAVVPSIVTARILAEGLTDAGLDRLPWSKSLKQWRDRVMFLRAAEGEEWPDLSDTGLAAEIETWLVPALSDTTSLKDFSAGDLSDALMALLPWNLRARLEREAPTHVEAPTGTMLAIDYAAEQGPTIAVRLQELFGLTAHPSIAKGKVPLVLELLSPAHRPVQVTRDLPGFWRGSYAAVRSDLRGRYPRHPWPDDPANAPPTRRVKPRGT, encoded by the coding sequence TTGACGAAAACGTTTGCCACACCGCTTCCGATCGACGCCGTGCTCGACGAACTCGCGCGCACGCTCGCCGCGCATAATACGGCGGTGCTGGTGGCGCCGCCCGGCGCCGGCAAGACGACGCGGGTGCCGCTGGCGCTGCTCGATGCGTCCTGGATCGCCGGCAAGAAGATCATCGTGCTGGAGCCGCGCCGGATCGCGGCGCGCGCCAGTGCGGAGCGGATGGCGAAGACGCTGGGCGAGCGCGCCGGCGAGACCGTGGGCTATCGCGTGCGCTTCGGATCAAGAGTCTCGCGCGCAACCCGCATCGAGGTCGTCACCGAAGGAATCTTTGCGCGGCAGATTCTCGACGACCCCGAACTGACCGGCGTCGCGGCGGTGCTGTTCGACGAGTTTCACGAACGCTCGCTCGACGCCGATTTGGGGCTTGCGCTCGCGCGTGACGTGCAGACCGGCCTACGTGAGGATTTGCGCATCCTCGTGATGTCCGCGACCATCGATGGCGCGCGGATAGCAAAGCGTCTCGGCGACGCGCCGGTGATCGAAAGCGAAGGCCGCGCCTTCCCGATCGAGACGCGCTATCTCGGCCGCAAGGTGGATGCGCCGCCGGAGCGGCAGATGGCTGACGCGATTGCTATGGCGCTGCGCACTGAAGCCGGGTCGGTGCTGGCGTTTCTGCCGGGCGCGGCCGAAATCCGTCGCACCCAGAATTTTCTCGGCGAGCGCGTGCATGATGCGAGCATCGAGATCGTGCCGCTGTTCGGCGCGCTCGACCCCGGTACGCAGGATCGCGCCATCGCGTCGGCCCCGAAAGACCATCGCAAGGTGGTGCTGGCGACCTCCATCGCGGAGACCTCGCTGACCATCGAGGGTGTCCGCATCGTGGTGGATTCCGGCATGGCGCGGGTGCCGCGCTACGAGCCTGATATAGGGCTGACGCGGCTTGAGACGATCCGCGCCTCGCGCGCCGCAGTGGACCAGCGTCGCGGCCGCGCCGGCCGCACCGAGCCCGGCGTCTGCTATCGGCTGTGGGACGAGCCGCAAACCGCCTCGCTGGCCGCCTACACGCAGCCTGAAATTCTCAGCGCGGATCTCTCGACGCTGGTGCTCGATCTGGCGCAATGGGGCGTCGGCGATCCGGCGGAGTTGACCTTTCTCGATTCCCCGCCCGCGCCGGCGCTGAACGAGGCCCGCGCCCTGCTGCGCGAACTCGGCGCGCTCGATGCCGACGGCCGCATCACCGACGAGGGTAAGAGCCTGCGCGCGCTGGCGTTGCCGCCACGGCTCGCGCGCATGATCGTGGATTCACATCGACTCGGCGCGGGCCGCGAGGCCGCCGATATCGCGGCGGTATTGACCGAGCGCGGCCTCGGCGGCGACAGCGTCGATCTCGATGCGCGGCTCGACGGTTTCCGCCGTGACCGCTCGCCGCGTGGAGCCGGCGCAAGGCAGCTCGCGGAGCGATGGGCGTCGCAGGTGGCGGCCCCTCTTACCCCTCCCCACCAGAGGGGGCAGGGAGAAGCCATTCCTTCCACCGGCGTGATGCTGGCCTTCGCGTTTCCCGATCGCGTGGCGCGCAACCGCGGCACCGGATCGTTCGTGCTTGCCAACGGCCGCGGTGCGGCGGTCGATCCGGCTTCCGCGCTGGCGCGGGTGCCCTATATCGCCGTCGCCGAACTGACCGGCACGGCCGCCAACGGCCGCATTCTGCTGGCTGCGCCGATCGCGCAAGCCGACATCGAGTTGCGCTTCGTCGACCAGATCGAGACCGACGACGAGGTCGTGTTCGACCGCGTGGCGATGGCGTTGCGGGCACGGCGCCGGAAGCGGCTTCATGCGATCACGCTCTCCGAGGCGCCGCTGGCGGTCGTTCCCTCGATTGTGACGGCGCGCATCCTCGCGGAAGGATTGACGGATGCGGGACTGGATCGCCTGCCGTGGTCGAAATCGCTGAAGCAGTGGCGCGACCGCGTGATGTTCCTGCGCGCGGCGGAGGGTGAGGAGTGGCCCGACCTGTCCGACACAGGACTGGCGGCGGAAATCGAAACCTGGCTGGTGCCTGCGCTATCGGATACAACATCGCTGAAGGATTTTTCCGCCGGCGATCTGTCGGACGCGCTGATGGCGCTGTTGCCGTGGAATTTGCGGGCGCGGCTGGAGCGCGAAGCGCCGACGCATGTCGAGGCGCCGACCGGCACGATGCTGGCGATCGATTATGCAGCGGAGCAGGGGCCAACCATCGCTGTGCGATTGCAGGAGCTGTTCGGCCTGACGGCGCATCCGTCGATCGCGAAAGGCAAGGTGCCGCTGGTTCTGGAATTGCTGTCGCCGGCGCATCGCCCGGTTCAGGTGACGCGCGACCTGCCGGGCTTCTGGCGCGGCAGCTATGCCGCCGTTCGCTCCGATCTGCGTGGGCGCTATCCCCGGCATCCCTGGCCGGACGATCCGGCGAACGCGCCGCCGACGCGACGGGTCAAGCCGCGCGGGACCTGA
- a CDS encoding acyltransferase family protein: MTGNGTAALKNERVDWVDYAKGICIIMVVMMHSVQGVEKAVGQDGFMHLVVEFAKPFRMPDFFLISGLFLPLVIDRGWRTYLDRKVVHFAYFYLLWTAIQFGFKAPHFAAEVGWPGVIHLYLMSFIDPFGTLWFIYLLPVFFVVIKATRRISPWVIWGVAAVLEMAHISTGWTAIDEFAARFVYIYSGYLFASYVFALSNRARAYPALALAALALWAVTNAGLVYTGASEWPIVSLALGLAGACAIITIGTLLAKMHWLDAVRYCGEHSIVIYLAFFLPMAASRTILLKAGFIHDIGLVSLIVTIVGVIGAVLIWWACRNTRANFLFERPDAFWIAPKKRAAAIQAAE; the protein is encoded by the coding sequence ATGACCGGAAACGGCACAGCCGCACTGAAGAACGAACGGGTCGACTGGGTCGACTACGCCAAGGGCATCTGCATCATCATGGTTGTGATGATGCATTCGGTGCAGGGTGTCGAAAAGGCCGTCGGGCAGGACGGCTTCATGCATCTGGTGGTCGAATTCGCAAAACCGTTCCGGATGCCGGACTTCTTCCTGATTTCCGGCCTGTTCCTGCCGCTCGTCATCGATCGCGGCTGGCGCACCTATCTTGACCGCAAGGTCGTGCATTTCGCCTACTTTTACCTGTTGTGGACCGCGATCCAGTTCGGCTTCAAGGCACCCCACTTTGCCGCCGAGGTGGGCTGGCCGGGCGTCATCCATCTCTATCTGATGTCGTTCATCGATCCGTTCGGCACGCTGTGGTTCATCTATCTGCTGCCGGTGTTCTTCGTGGTTATCAAGGCCACGCGCCGGATCTCGCCGTGGGTGATCTGGGGCGTTGCCGCAGTACTCGAGATGGCGCATATCTCCACCGGCTGGACCGCGATCGACGAATTCGCCGCGCGCTTCGTCTACATCTATTCCGGCTACCTGTTCGCAAGTTATGTGTTCGCGCTGTCGAACCGCGCCCGCGCCTATCCGGCACTGGCGCTGGCGGCGCTGGCGCTGTGGGCGGTCACCAATGCCGGCCTCGTCTATACCGGCGCTAGCGAATGGCCCATCGTCTCGCTCGCGCTGGGTCTGGCAGGCGCCTGCGCCATCATCACCATCGGCACGCTGCTGGCCAAAATGCACTGGCTGGACGCCGTGCGCTATTGCGGCGAGCATTCCATCGTCATCTATCTCGCCTTCTTCCTGCCCATGGCCGCCTCGCGCACGATTCTGCTGAAAGCGGGCTTCATCCACGATATCGGCCTGGTGTCGCTGATCGTCACCATCGTCGGCGTGATCGGCGCGGTGCTGATCTGGTGGGCCTGCCGCAACACGCGGGCGAATTTCCTGTTCGAGCGTCCAGACGCCTTCTGGATCGCGCCTAAGAAACGCGCGGCCGCGATTCAGGCCGCCGAGTAA
- the polA gene encoding DNA polymerase I, translated as MPKKPTPATTPVPTTPAVEAVTVESAAATRSDMQGKHIFLVDGSSYIFRAYHALPPLNRKSDGLQVNAVLGFCNMLWKLLRDMPKGDKPTHLAIIFDKSEVTFRNKLYPDYKAHRPPAPDDLIPQFALIREAVKAFDLPCIEQGGFEADDLIATYVRQACARGATATIVSSDKDLMQLVTDCVTMFDTMKDRRLGIPEVIEKFGVPPEKVVEVQALAGDSVDNVPGVPGIGVKTAAQLITEYGDLETLLARAGEIKQPKRRETLIENAGKARISRQLVLLDDKVALNVPLDDLAVQEPDARKLIAFLKAMEFTTLTKRVADYSEVNATEIEPDRKNASGAALSAPSPLMGEGRGGGATGDLFGSPPSLPLPHKGGGNVLPAGRSQAPADAPPRTPQILAATRLEAVRALPVQRDKYETIGTLERLQDWIARIESHDSFVVEALAPTIDPMQAELSGLALALAPNDACYVPFNHKQAGDSAGLFAAGLAPDQIAIRDALDLLNPLLESGGHLKIGFNVKFTAVLLAQHGIVMQNHDDVELMSYALDAGRGSHDLESLAQRWLGHTALSYGELIGSGRNRLTFDQVTIDRATAYAAEYADLTLRLWQALKPRLVAERMNAVYETLERPMIATLARMERRGITIDRQALSRLSGEFAQSATRLEAEIQELAGEPINVGSPKQIGEIMFGKMGLPGGSKTKTGAWSTSAQILDDLAEQGHDFPRKILDWRQVSKLKSTYTDALPEYVNPQTSRVHTTYALAATTTGRLSSNEPNLQNIPVRNEEGRKIRRAFIATLGHKLVSADYSQIELRLLAEIADIPVLKQAFRDGLDIHAMTASEMFGVPVQGMPGEIRRRAKAINFGIIYGISAFGLANQLGIPREEAGAYIKKYFERFPGIRAYMDATRDFCREHGYVETLFGRKCHYPDIKSPNPSHRAFNERAAINARLQGTAADIIRRAMVRMDDALATKKLSARMLLQVHDELIFEVPDDEVAATLPVVQHVMQDAPFPAVLLSVPLQVDARAADNWDEAH; from the coding sequence ATGCCCAAGAAGCCCACCCCTGCCACCACGCCCGTACCCACCACCCCCGCCGTGGAAGCTGTGACCGTAGAGTCCGCTGCCGCAACCAGATCAGACATGCAGGGCAAGCACATCTTTCTGGTCGACGGCTCCTCCTACATCTTCCGCGCCTATCACGCGCTGCCGCCGCTGAACCGTAAATCCGACGGTTTGCAGGTCAACGCGGTGCTCGGCTTCTGCAACATGCTGTGGAAGCTGTTGCGCGACATGCCGAAGGGCGACAAGCCGACCCATCTCGCGATCATCTTCGACAAGTCCGAGGTGACGTTCCGCAACAAGCTCTATCCCGACTACAAGGCGCATCGGCCGCCCGCGCCCGACGACCTGATTCCGCAATTCGCGCTGATTCGCGAGGCTGTGAAGGCGTTCGATCTGCCCTGCATCGAGCAGGGCGGGTTCGAGGCCGACGACCTGATCGCCACCTATGTGCGGCAGGCGTGCGCGCGCGGCGCGACCGCGACCATCGTATCCTCGGATAAGGATCTGATGCAGCTCGTCACCGACTGCGTCACCATGTTCGACACCATGAAGGACCGCCGCCTCGGCATCCCCGAGGTGATCGAGAAATTCGGCGTGCCGCCCGAAAAGGTCGTCGAGGTGCAGGCGCTGGCCGGCGACAGCGTCGACAACGTGCCGGGCGTGCCGGGCATCGGCGTCAAGACCGCGGCGCAGCTCATCACCGAATACGGCGACCTCGAAACGCTGCTGGCGCGCGCCGGCGAGATCAAGCAGCCGAAGCGGCGCGAAACGCTGATCGAGAACGCGGGGAAGGCGCGCATTTCGCGGCAACTTGTGCTGCTCGACGATAAGGTCGCGCTCAACGTGCCGCTGGACGACCTCGCCGTGCAGGAGCCCGACGCCCGCAAGCTGATCGCCTTCCTGAAGGCCATGGAGTTCACCACGCTGACGAAGCGAGTCGCCGACTATTCCGAGGTCAACGCGACCGAGATCGAGCCGGACAGGAAAAACGCCAGCGGCGCTGCTCTTTCTGCTCCCTCCCCCCTTATGGGGGAGGGCCGGGGTGGGGGGGCCACAGGCGACCTCTTCGGCTCACCCCCCTCCCTACCCCTCCCCCACAAGGGAGGAGGGAACGTCCTACCTGCCGGGCGAAGCCAAGCTCCGGCAGATGCTCCACCCCGAACACCGCAAATCCTCGCCGCGACCCGCCTTGAGGCGGTACGCGCGCTGCCGGTTCAGCGAGACAAATACGAAACCATCGGCACGCTCGAACGACTGCAGGACTGGATAGCCCGCATCGAGAGCCATGACAGCTTCGTCGTCGAAGCGCTGGCGCCGACAATAGACCCTATGCAGGCGGAATTGTCGGGCCTCGCGCTGGCGCTCGCGCCGAACGACGCGTGCTACGTCCCGTTCAACCACAAGCAGGCCGGCGACAGCGCCGGTCTGTTCGCCGCCGGCCTTGCGCCCGATCAGATCGCGATTCGCGATGCGCTCGATCTGCTAAATCCGCTCCTCGAATCCGGCGGCCACCTGAAGATCGGCTTCAACGTCAAGTTCACCGCGGTGCTGCTCGCGCAACACGGCATCGTCATGCAGAACCACGACGACGTCGAGCTGATGTCCTACGCGCTCGATGCCGGGCGTGGCTCCCACGATCTCGAATCGCTGGCGCAGCGCTGGCTCGGCCACACGGCCTTGAGCTATGGCGAACTGATCGGCAGCGGCAGGAACAGGCTCACCTTCGATCAGGTGACGATCGATCGCGCCACGGCTTACGCGGCGGAGTACGCCGACCTGACCTTGCGGCTGTGGCAAGCGTTGAAACCCCGGCTGGTCGCCGAGCGCATGAATGCGGTCTACGAGACGTTGGAACGGCCGATGATTGCGACGCTGGCGCGGATGGAGCGGCGCGGCATCACCATCGACCGCCAGGCGCTGTCGCGGCTGTCGGGTGAATTCGCGCAGTCCGCGACGCGGCTGGAAGCCGAAATCCAGGAGCTTGCCGGCGAGCCGATCAATGTCGGCAGCCCGAAGCAGATCGGCGAGATCATGTTCGGCAAGATGGGGTTGCCGGGCGGCAGCAAGACCAAGACCGGCGCATGGTCCACCTCGGCGCAAATCCTCGACGACCTCGCCGAGCAGGGTCATGACTTCCCGCGCAAGATCCTCGACTGGCGGCAGGTTTCAAAACTGAAATCGACCTATACCGACGCGCTGCCGGAATACGTCAATCCGCAGACCAGCCGTGTACACACGACCTATGCGCTCGCCGCCACCACCACCGGGCGGCTGTCGTCGAACGAGCCGAACCTGCAGAACATTCCGGTACGCAATGAAGAGGGCCGCAAAATCCGCCGCGCCTTCATCGCAACGCTGGGCCATAAGCTGGTCTCCGCCGACTACTCCCAAATCGAACTGCGACTGCTTGCCGAGATCGCCGACATCCCCGTGCTGAAACAGGCATTCCGCGACGGGCTCGACATCCACGCCATGACGGCGTCGGAAATGTTCGGCGTGCCGGTCCAGGGAATGCCGGGCGAAATCCGTCGCCGCGCCAAGGCCATCAACTTCGGCATCATCTACGGCATTTCGGCGTTCGGCCTCGCTAACCAACTCGGCATCCCGCGCGAGGAAGCCGGCGCCTACATCAAGAAATATTTCGAGCGCTTTCCCGGCATCCGCGCCTACATGGACGCGACCCGGGACTTCTGCCGCGAGCACGGTTATGTCGAAACGCTGTTCGGCCGCAAATGCCACTACCCGGACATCAAGTCGCCGAACCCGTCGCACCGCGCCTTTAACGAGCGCGCCGCGATCAATGCGCGTTTGCAGGGCACCGCCGCCGACATCATCCGCCGCGCCATGGTGCGGATGGACGATGCGCTCGCGACGAAAAAGCTGTCGGCGCGGATGCTGCTGCAGGTCCACGACGAACTGATCTTTGAAGTGCCTGACGACGAGGTGGCCGCGACGCTGCCGGTGGTGCAGCATGTGATGCAGGACGCGCCGTTCCCGGCGGTGTTGCTGTCGGTGCCGTTGCAGGTCGACGCCCGCGCCGCCGACAACTGGGACGAGGCGCATTGA
- the pyrE gene encoding orotate phosphoribosyltransferase, producing the protein MPTSASRARLAEIIRTRSFGRGEITLASGRRSDFYFNLKPTMLDPEGAALLAELSFEALKDDRLDYIGGLEMGAVPLAGAIAQLSWLKNQPIAAFFVRKKPKEHGARLAVEGLTKTESLRGKRVVIVEDVTTTGGSAIKAVDSVREAGGEIVLVFTMVDREEGAAETFAQAGVPFRALYKASEFLKP; encoded by the coding sequence GTGCCGACGTCCGCTTCCCGCGCCCGCCTTGCCGAGATCATTCGCACGCGCTCGTTCGGGCGCGGCGAAATCACCCTGGCCTCGGGCCGCAGGAGCGATTTCTACTTCAACCTGAAGCCGACCATGCTCGATCCCGAGGGCGCAGCGCTGCTCGCCGAACTGAGCTTCGAGGCGCTCAAGGACGACAGGCTCGACTACATCGGCGGCCTTGAGATGGGCGCGGTGCCGCTCGCCGGCGCCATCGCGCAGTTGTCGTGGCTGAAAAATCAACCGATCGCCGCATTCTTCGTGCGCAAGAAGCCGAAGGAGCATGGCGCGCGGCTGGCGGTGGAAGGCCTCACCAAGACCGAAAGCCTCAGGGGCAAGCGCGTCGTCATCGTGGAAGACGTCACCACCACCGGCGGCTCGGCGATCAAGGCCGTGGACTCCGTACGCGAGGCCGGCGGCGAGATCGTGCTGGTCTTCACCATGGTGGATCGCGAGGAAGGCGCGGCGGAAACCTTCGCACAGGCCGGGGTGCCGTTCCGCGCGCTGTATAAGGCGAGCGAATTCCTAAAACCCTAA
- the ku gene encoding non-homologous end joining protein Ku, protein MAPRANWKGFLRLSLVTCPVALFPATSESEKVSFNQINRKTGHRIKYQKVDAETGEDVDNDDIVKGYKIDTDTYLEVTKDELDNVAIDSTHTIEIDRFVPRAEIDDLYIVRPYYLVPDGKVGHDAYAVIRDTIKATGKTALARVVLTNREHVIALEARDNGLVGLLLRYAYEVREASDYFDAIKDVKITKDMLDLARHIVEQKSGHFEPTAFEDHYEAALLDLIEQKKAGHPIAKAKVRTEGNVINLMDALRQSLKGGKAGPAAAVPAKGKKSRKRVEGQREMLFPIEGKKTAAKETKREPAKRPAKTAKTPAAKASTAKRKTG, encoded by the coding sequence ATGGCCCCGCGTGCGAACTGGAAAGGCTTTCTGCGCCTTTCGCTCGTGACCTGTCCGGTCGCCCTGTTTCCGGCGACCTCGGAGTCGGAGAAGGTCAGCTTCAACCAGATCAATCGCAAGACCGGACATCGCATCAAGTATCAGAAAGTCGATGCCGAAACCGGCGAGGATGTCGATAATGACGACATCGTCAAGGGCTACAAGATCGATACCGATACCTATCTCGAGGTGACCAAGGACGAACTCGACAACGTCGCGATTGATTCTACCCATACCATCGAGATCGACCGGTTCGTGCCGCGCGCCGAGATCGACGATCTTTATATCGTGCGGCCGTATTATCTGGTGCCGGACGGCAAGGTCGGCCACGACGCTTATGCTGTGATCCGCGACACTATCAAGGCCACCGGCAAAACCGCGCTGGCGCGAGTGGTGTTGACCAATCGTGAGCATGTCATTGCGCTGGAGGCACGGGACAACGGGCTGGTCGGTCTGCTTCTGCGCTACGCTTACGAAGTTCGCGAGGCATCGGACTATTTCGACGCCATCAAGGACGTGAAGATCACTAAGGACATGCTCGATCTCGCCAGGCATATCGTCGAGCAGAAGTCCGGCCATTTCGAGCCGACCGCTTTCGAGGATCACTATGAGGCGGCGCTGCTCGACCTGATCGAGCAGAAGAAGGCGGGGCATCCGATCGCGAAAGCCAAGGTCAGGACCGAAGGCAACGTCATCAACCTGATGGACGCCTTGCGGCAGAGCCTGAAGGGCGGCAAGGCAGGGCCGGCCGCGGCTGTTCCGGCGAAGGGCAAGAAGTCCAGGAAGCGCGTCGAAGGGCAGCGCGAGATGCTGTTTCCGATCGAGGGCAAGAAGACCGCCGCGAAGGAGACTAAGCGGGAGCCTGCCAAGCGACCGGCCAAAACTGCGAAGACACCGGCTGCGAAGGCATCGACTGCGAAACGCAAGACCGGTTAG